The Microbacterium sp. SORGH_AS_0428 genome contains the following window.
AGTGAGCGGCGCATCACGGCGCGGGTCACTCCCAGGTGGCGGTGTCGGGGTCGAGACCCTCGCCGCGGGCACGGGCATCGATCGCACGGCGCAGCCACGTGGCGAGGCCCGGTCGCACAGCGTCGTAGTGCGCGGTGAAGGCGGGATCCGCTTCATACATGCGGCCCAGGCAGACCTGCATGCTGCGCGTGAGCGGGAAGTACTGCGAGAAGACCTCGCGGTGACGGTCGACGAGCGCGTTCGCACGCTCGCTGCCCGGCTCGGCGTCTGCATCCATCGCGGCCGCCAGCTCCGCGTCCAGCGCGCTGACGGTCTGCGCGATGCGCGTCCAGTCCGCCGCATCCCGCTTCGCCGAGCGTTCCGCGTACTGCTGCCACTGGCCGGTGTCGCCGTACCGCTCGCGCGCCTGCAGCGGCCACCGCGGATCCCACTCGGGGCCGAACGCCTCCACCTGCTCGCGCACCGTGAGCGTGAGGCCGTTCTCGTATGCGTCGATCATCCGCTCGACATCCTCGCCGCGACGCCGCAGCTCCTCGATGCGCTCACCCAGCCGGGCCCGTTGCGTGCGGAGCACGTCGGCCGCCTCGAGCGCCGAGCCGTCGAGGATGATGCGGATGTGGTCGAGTCCGATCCCGAGCTCGCGGTAGACGACGATGCGGTGCAGCCGCTCCATGTCGGCGCCCGCGTACCGGCGATAACCGCTGTCCTCGCGGACGGAAGGCCTGGCGAGCTCGATCTCGTCCCAGTGATGCAGGGTGCGCACCGTGACACCGAGCCGGCGAGCCGCCTGCCCGACGCTGAGGTCGCTCCCGTCAGACATGCTCACCATTGTCGTCTTCCTCGACGCCGATACCGGCGGCGCGCAGAGCGGCCGTCGCTTCGCTCGACGGATCGAACGGCTTGGCCGCGGTGAACACGACCCGAGCGTTCTCGGGCGTCAGCACCTCGACGTCGCGGGTGTTCCATGCGGTGTCGCGCGGGCCGGTCATCGCTTCCGCATCCACGGCGCGCACCGCATCCGCGATGTCGTCGATCTGGCCCAGCACACAGGCGAAGCTGACGCTCATCGCCGGCGGCGCCTGCGCCGCGGATGCCGCCGGCACCAGCAGCACGTCCTGGAACGCCCACCGGCGCAGGTGCACGAGCTGCCCCGGGATCGCGAAGAGCTCGAAGAAGCCCAGCCCGCGGGTCCAGAAGTCGACGGATGCGGCGAGATCCGCCGAGGGGATCGTGACGAACATGGGCATGCCGTAGATGCCGCGGAACAGTTCCGGGGCGACGGCGTCCGGCCCGGGCGGGGGCACGGGACTGATGTCGAAGGCGTGGGAGAAGTCGCTCATGGGACCACCATGCGCCCTCACGCCGCGTGAGGGTCAAGCAG
Protein-coding sequences here:
- a CDS encoding MerR family transcriptional regulator; this translates as MSDGSDLSVGQAARRLGVTVRTLHHWDEIELARPSVREDSGYRRYAGADMERLHRIVVYRELGIGLDHIRIILDGSALEAADVLRTQRARLGERIEELRRRGEDVERMIDAYENGLTLTVREQVEAFGPEWDPRWPLQARERYGDTGQWQQYAERSAKRDAADWTRIAQTVSALDAELAAAMDADAEPGSERANALVDRHREVFSQYFPLTRSMQVCLGRMYEADPAFTAHYDAVRPGLATWLRRAIDARARGEGLDPDTATWE
- a CDS encoding VOC family protein, with the translated sequence MSDFSHAFDISPVPPPGPDAVAPELFRGIYGMPMFVTIPSADLAASVDFWTRGLGFFELFAIPGQLVHLRRWAFQDVLLVPAASAAQAPPAMSVSFACVLGQIDDIADAVRAVDAEAMTGPRDTAWNTRDVEVLTPENARVVFTAAKPFDPSSEATAALRAAGIGVEEDDNGEHV